A single uncultured Methanolobus sp. DNA region contains:
- a CDS encoding methyltransferase cognate corrinoid protein encodes MSNQEMFDKLRDTIVTQNINGCAAATQEALDSGLTAVQIINDGLSVGMKIIGDKFEAAEVYLPQIMMSAKAMNAAMEILVPVLAEEKGADDEGVGLAITYVQEGDIHDIGHRLVTTMLEANGFKIVDMGVDVPNEKVTEEIAKNKGKKLLLVGSALMTTSMLGQKDTVSMLVEEGLRDSVKIMFGGAPVSDAWIAEIGADATAENAADAARVALSLMQ; translated from the coding sequence ATGTCAAATCAGGAAATGTTCGATAAACTGAGAGACACAATCGTCACTCAGAACATCAACGGCTGTGCTGCAGCGACCCAGGAAGCTCTGGATAGCGGTTTAACAGCAGTTCAGATCATCAACGATGGTCTTTCAGTAGGTATGAAGATAATCGGAGACAAGTTCGAAGCAGCAGAGGTCTACCTTCCACAGATCATGATGTCAGCAAAGGCAATGAACGCTGCAATGGAAATTCTTGTTCCTGTTCTCGCAGAAGAAAAGGGAGCAGATGATGAAGGTGTAGGTCTTGCTATCACCTACGTGCAGGAAGGAGACATTCACGATATCGGTCACCGCCTCGTAACAACCATGCTTGAAGCAAACGGCTTTAAGATCGTTGACATGGGCGTAGACGTACCAAACGAGAAAGTTACAGAGGAAATTGCAAAGAACAAGGGCAAGAAACTCCTGCTCGTCGGTTCAGCACTTATGACAACCTCAATGCTCGGACAGAAGGACACAGTATCCATGCTCGTAGAAGAGGGTCTCAGGGACTCTGTCAAGATCATGTTCGGTGGAGCACCAGTATCTGACGCATGGATCGCAGAGATCGGAGCAGACGCAACAGCAGAAAATGCAGCAGACGCAGCACGTGTTGCACTCAGCCTTATGCAGTAA
- a CDS encoding ArsR family transcriptional regulator has translation MLNPTKIEIFRNLTQSSTISKLSEILKLDQSTISKAVDSLEEYGFVVRQKAGKEVYVSRSDSLHSQALKDILMEFPRIPWGEIFTSSSLHVLSVLENEHSIADIAAMTGLDRRTVSSAIREAGKYGIVLKKGNRYVLSERHPLVRKFVVDFWQYVTNKQLQEISQESVLIWQRGPEFMFKADSEFDVSVTGNRNIKIQLTAINVFHKYGLKIMSDISYYFCTKRTLRPEEYFIHTILIDSRSSIYNSYALALSSKLEHADLLMISRYYDMEDHIEKLLEYLATMKKNSDFVLPWNEYKSLLKDLE, from the coding sequence ATGCTGAATCCAACCAAAATAGAGATATTCAGGAATCTGACTCAATCCTCAACGATATCCAAGTTATCGGAAATCCTGAAGTTAGATCAGTCTACCATATCAAAAGCAGTTGATTCGCTCGAAGAATACGGTTTTGTTGTGAGGCAGAAGGCAGGTAAAGAGGTTTATGTCAGCCGTTCTGATTCTTTGCATTCTCAGGCATTGAAAGATATACTTATGGAATTTCCAAGGATTCCGTGGGGTGAGATATTCACCAGTTCCTCACTGCATGTTTTAAGTGTATTGGAGAACGAGCATTCGATAGCAGATATTGCTGCAATGACCGGGTTGGACCGGAGGACTGTTTCATCTGCAATCCGTGAAGCAGGGAAATATGGCATTGTTCTGAAAAAAGGGAACAGGTATGTTTTAAGTGAGCGTCATCCACTGGTCAGGAAATTTGTTGTTGATTTCTGGCAGTATGTGACAAACAAACAACTCCAGGAGATATCACAGGAATCAGTTTTAATATGGCAACGAGGTCCGGAGTTCATGTTTAAGGCCGATAGTGAATTTGATGTTAGTGTAACAGGGAATAGGAATATCAAAATACAGCTGACTGCGATCAATGTATTTCACAAATATGGGCTTAAAATAATGAGTGATATCTCGTATTATTTCTGTACAAAAAGAACTCTCAGACCTGAAGAATATTTTATTCATACGATTTTGATCGATTCGCGCAGTTCGATCTACAATTCTTATGCTCTTGCTCTTTCATCGAAGCTTGAACATGCTGATTTGCTTATGATTAGTAGATATTATGACATGGAAGATCATATCGAAAAACTTTTAGAGTATCTTGCAACTATGAAGAAAAATAGCGATTTTGTTCTACCGTGGAACGAATATAAAAGTCTGCTAAAGGATCTGGAATAA
- a CDS encoding DUF6036 family nucleotidyltransferase has protein sequence MSSRLFDKQYLQYEFEKLDDALSEHVDLYLIGGGSMSFQKYKAATKDIDVVVCSDDDLVLIEKALKSICYTMPAITDSYEQMKARSILENNDKFRWDIFVNVICGGLQLSEGMIQRSQDLFKLRNIAVYMISPEDIFVFKSITTRERDREDMYTLFSKGLDFEIIKNEIIWQNQNKKTDFAWIAYFFTGLEEFFEKYNIYHPVFDELQDVAYEDMLVGMIRNKLKSGAQTLEDLTKELKIDGLGEVLDSLVKKNELSKSASGHYFLIK, from the coding sequence ATGAGTTCAAGATTATTTGATAAACAATATCTGCAGTATGAATTTGAGAAACTGGATGATGCTCTGTCAGAACATGTCGATCTCTACCTGATAGGTGGTGGATCAATGAGTTTTCAAAAGTATAAAGCTGCTACCAAGGACATTGACGTTGTAGTATGTTCAGACGATGACCTGGTGCTGATAGAAAAGGCATTGAAGTCCATATGTTATACAATGCCTGCAATTACAGATTCATATGAACAAATGAAGGCAAGGTCAATACTTGAGAATAACGATAAATTTAGGTGGGATATTTTTGTCAATGTAATTTGTGGTGGGTTACAACTTTCAGAAGGTATGATTCAGCGCTCACAGGATTTGTTCAAGTTGAGAAATATTGCTGTATATATGATATCTCCTGAAGATATCTTTGTCTTCAAGTCCATAACCACAAGAGAAAGAGATCGTGAAGACATGTATACGTTATTCAGCAAAGGTCTCGATTTTGAGATTATAAAAAACGAGATTATCTGGCAGAATCAAAATAAAAAGACTGATTTTGCGTGGATCGCGTATTTCTTCACTGGCCTTGAAGAATTCTTTGAAAAATACAATATTTACCATCCTGTTTTTGATGAATTGCAGGACGTTGCATATGAGGACATGTTGGTTGGTATGATCAGGAATAAGTTGAAATCAGGAGCTCAAACTTTAGAAGACTTAACTAAAGAGTTAAAAATAGATGGTCTGGGCGAGGTGCTGGATTCTCTTGTAAAAAAGAATGAACTATCAAAAAGTGCTTCTGGTCATTATTTTCTGATAAAATAA
- a CDS encoding monomethylamine:corrinoid methyltransferase, translating into MQNIYKYLKYAIGGEKRTEREHDIKVFKKSEELALKYGIEYDPKIFVPDDLEMADAVFEAGIELLHSVGIFCRSTQRVIDIDEEDILKALNTTNPLEIGRLKEKVVVPQRYPMVSFPPVIIGGPMGGSVSEENFLYINLSSVQENVVQGIYSGAMKQFGGEYIHPKSPLEMLAVLKAARNERLATKIAGREGLALMGPSTPTLTTSSLLVSSDELYSSADPQEVYMDDLKVDYETLSKCIYHQEHGNHYISGQVPVFGGPCIGSPEGLAIIDVAETLQSKVLAHSSIHASGAVHADTGSSSAREIMWASNLSSLAVSRNMNYYTARYYWNAAGICTDMMFYETAAQAIGDTVCGRNVLLGPSGRLGSVSDHSSGLESRFMGEMAQMATHLTLSEANTLVAKIYAKYADRLKTPPEGKPFGKCYNIRSEYDMEPTEEYLTLYRKISYEIMGDIPGEPV; encoded by the coding sequence ATGCAAAACATCTACAAGTACCTCAAATATGCAATCGGAGGGGAAAAACGCACAGAAAGAGAGCATGACATCAAAGTATTCAAAAAATCAGAAGAGCTGGCTCTTAAATACGGCATAGAATATGATCCTAAAATCTTTGTTCCTGATGACCTGGAAATGGCAGACGCTGTCTTTGAAGCAGGTATTGAGCTTCTGCACTCTGTAGGTATATTCTGCAGAAGCACCCAACGCGTCATCGACATTGACGAAGAGGACATCCTCAAAGCACTCAACACCACAAATCCACTTGAGATTGGCAGACTCAAGGAAAAAGTGGTTGTTCCGCAGCGTTATCCCATGGTATCCTTCCCACCTGTGATCATTGGCGGACCTATGGGAGGAAGTGTATCTGAGGAAAATTTCCTTTACATAAACTTAAGTTCAGTCCAGGAAAACGTGGTGCAGGGAATTTACAGCGGAGCCATGAAGCAATTCGGAGGAGAATACATCCATCCAAAAAGTCCTCTTGAGATGCTTGCAGTCCTGAAAGCAGCCCGAAATGAAAGGCTGGCAACCAAAATAGCCGGAAGGGAAGGACTTGCTCTTATGGGGCCAAGCACCCCGACACTTACAACGTCATCTTTACTCGTTTCATCTGACGAACTCTATTCAAGCGCCGACCCACAGGAAGTTTACATGGACGACCTTAAAGTGGATTATGAAACACTTTCAAAATGTATCTATCACCAGGAACACGGCAATCACTATATCTCAGGCCAGGTTCCTGTTTTTGGCGGACCATGTATCGGCTCACCTGAAGGACTTGCAATAATAGACGTTGCTGAAACACTGCAATCCAAAGTCCTGGCACACTCCAGCATACATGCATCCGGAGCCGTTCACGCCGATACCGGATCATCCTCAGCCAGAGAAATAATGTGGGCATCCAACCTGTCATCGCTTGCTGTTTCCAGAAACATGAACTATTACACTGCAAGATACTACTGGAACGCAGCCGGAATCTGCACAGATATGATGTTCTACGAAACGGCTGCACAGGCAATAGGTGACACCGTTTGCGGAAGAAATGTACTGCTTGGACCAAGCGGCCGCCTTGGAAGTGTCTCTGACCATTCCTCAGGTCTTGAATCCCGCTTCATGGGAGAAATGGCACAGATGGCAACCCACCTGACACTTTCAGAAGCTAACACCCTTGTAGCCAAAATATATGCTAAATACGCCGACCGCCTCAAAACCCCACCCGAAGGCAAACCATTCGGCAAGTGCTACAACATCCGCTCAGAATACGATATGGAACCCACCGAGGAATACCTGACACTCTACAGGAAGATATCTTATGAGATAATGGGCGATATTCCAGGGGAGCCTGTTTGA
- the mtbA gene encoding methylcobamide:CoM methyltransferase MtbA, producing MSEYTPKERLSRALTGQSVDRMPAVCVTQTGTVEQMEACGAFWPEANSDAEKMATLAEAGHTVVGFEAVRVPFDITAEAEFFGCEIKDGTKEQQPSVVGHVVKTLEDIEKLKGYDLDHGRIGVVCDSIKILADKYGDELPIMGSMIGPFSLAQHINGDEWFMAIFTDEAFGLALMEFTTDFCVAYAQKMVENGADTMVIIDPTASYQLIGAEFYEKFVVPFHKKIIDAMHEVNVPVVLHICGDTTQGLALMEASGVDAISVDQNVDAAAAVANVDKAVIVGNLDPVNMLWNQTPETIREQSQKVIDAGIGLLAPGCGTVSKTPTVNLQAMIEVAKSHKY from the coding sequence ATGTCCGAATATACCCCTAAAGAGAGATTATCCCGTGCACTCACCGGTCAGTCTGTTGACAGGATGCCTGCTGTCTGTGTTACCCAGACAGGCACTGTCGAGCAGATGGAAGCCTGTGGTGCTTTCTGGCCAGAGGCTAACAGTGATGCAGAAAAGATGGCAACACTTGCTGAAGCAGGTCATACAGTAGTTGGTTTTGAGGCTGTCCGTGTGCCTTTTGACATAACTGCAGAAGCTGAGTTCTTCGGCTGCGAGATCAAGGATGGAACAAAGGAGCAGCAGCCGTCCGTGGTCGGCCATGTAGTAAAAACATTAGAAGACATCGAGAAACTCAAAGGCTATGATCTTGACCATGGAAGAATTGGTGTTGTCTGCGATTCGATTAAAATACTTGCAGACAAATACGGTGATGAACTTCCAATAATGGGAAGCATGATCGGTCCTTTCTCACTTGCACAGCACATCAACGGTGACGAATGGTTCATGGCAATATTTACCGACGAAGCCTTCGGACTTGCACTCATGGAATTCACAACCGATTTCTGCGTTGCATACGCTCAGAAAATGGTCGAGAACGGTGCTGACACAATGGTCATCATCGATCCAACAGCAAGTTACCAGCTCATCGGTGCTGAATTCTACGAGAAATTCGTAGTTCCTTTCCATAAAAAGATCATTGATGCAATGCATGAGGTCAATGTACCTGTAGTGCTTCATATCTGTGGTGACACCACCCAGGGTCTTGCACTAATGGAAGCTTCCGGTGTAGACGCTATCAGTGTTGACCAGAATGTCGATGCTGCAGCAGCTGTTGCAAACGTTGACAAGGCTGTAATTGTAGGAAACCTCGACCCTGTTAACATGCTCTGGAACCAGACACCTGAAACTATCAGGGAACAGTCACAGAAAGTAATTGACGCAGGAATCGGTCTGCTTGCACCGGGATGCGGTACCGTGAGCAAGACACCAACGGTCAACCTCCAGGCAATGATAGAAGTGGCAAAGAGTCACAAGTACTAA
- the twy1 gene encoding 4-demethylwyosine synthase TYW1, whose translation MPRRRKNKNKDSGDDEAGITDFKSLLKKQGYSLAGRHSAVKTCMWLSRSIKDEGECYKSVFYGITSHRCLQMTPTLMCNQKCLHCWRPTEVDVPMPVGWDSPVEIVGSSIESQRKLLTGFGHSAPPERWKEGNDPKHVAISLSGEPTLFPHLHELIDEYKAQDFTTFVVSNGTVPEMMAKINPAQLYMSLDAPDRETYEKVCRPNSPVLWDNILRSLEILKSKETRTVIRITLVKGVNMFDSEGYAKLIKIAEPDYIEVKAYMHLGFSRKRLPRDAMPSHEEVMQFSEELAQHLGYKVAGDVEVSRVVLLSKDGSVTHLL comes from the coding sequence ATGCCTCGCAGAAGAAAGAACAAGAACAAAGATTCAGGTGATGATGAAGCCGGGATCACAGATTTTAAGAGCCTGTTAAAGAAACAGGGATACAGTCTTGCAGGCAGGCATAGTGCTGTTAAAACTTGTATGTGGCTTAGCAGATCAATAAAAGATGAAGGCGAATGCTACAAATCCGTATTCTATGGTATCACTTCCCATCGCTGTCTTCAGATGACCCCAACTCTTATGTGCAACCAGAAGTGTCTGCACTGCTGGAGACCCACTGAAGTGGATGTTCCAATGCCTGTTGGATGGGACTCTCCAGTGGAAATAGTGGGGTCTTCAATTGAATCACAGAGAAAGCTTTTAACTGGTTTTGGACACTCTGCACCCCCCGAACGCTGGAAAGAAGGCAACGATCCAAAGCATGTTGCCATATCACTCTCAGGTGAGCCTACTCTTTTCCCTCATCTTCACGAACTGATCGATGAGTATAAAGCACAGGATTTCACAACTTTTGTTGTAAGCAATGGTACTGTTCCTGAAATGATGGCAAAGATAAACCCTGCACAGCTATATATGAGCCTTGATGCTCCTGATAGGGAAACTTATGAAAAAGTCTGCCGTCCGAACTCTCCTGTACTCTGGGACAATATTCTCAGATCCCTGGAGATACTTAAGAGCAAGGAAACAAGAACAGTCATCCGTATCACTCTTGTAAAAGGTGTCAACATGTTTGATTCTGAAGGTTATGCAAAACTCATAAAAATAGCAGAACCTGATTACATCGAGGTCAAAGCCTATATGCATCTTGGTTTTTCACGTAAGAGATTACCACGTGACGCAATGCCTTCACATGAAGAGGTAATGCAATTTTCAGAAGAACTGGCGCAGCATCTCGGTTACAAAGTAGCCGGTGACGTTGAGGTCAGCAGAGTTGTTCTGTTGTCAAAAGATGGTTCAGTTACACATCTTCTTTGA
- the prf1 gene encoding peptide chain release factor aRF-1, with the protein MSEQSAHSKYEFKKSLEELRTKKGRGTELISLYIPPTKQVSDVTSQLRTEHGQAANIKSKVTRDNVQGALESLLSRLRYVEVPENGIVFFTGAVDIGANKTSMETRILEPPQPIITYRYHCDSAFFLEPLEEMLKDAKTYGLLVLDRREATVGLLVGKRIEAHRNLTSTVPGKQRKGGQSAHRFQQLRLIAIHEFYKRIGDAASEVFLTIDHKDFEGVLIGGPSPTKEEFESGEFLHHEIQKKLLGLFDVAYTDESGLNELVNAASDRLSDLDLMVEKKLMQRFFTELVSDSGKAAYGEGQVRENLNIGAVEVLMISEGLRAERLTLKCPNGDYEGGITRNFKPGEEDTANIPCPVCGSNMDLLERVDIVDELSELADQMATQVEFISTDFDEGSQLLNAFGGIVAILRFSTGV; encoded by the coding sequence ATGTCAGAACAATCTGCTCATTCCAAATATGAGTTCAAAAAATCACTAGAGGAACTCCGTACCAAAAAAGGACGTGGTACCGAACTTATTTCTTTGTATATCCCCCCCACAAAGCAAGTATCAGATGTTACATCCCAGCTCAGGACCGAGCACGGACAGGCTGCTAACATCAAGTCAAAGGTCACACGTGATAATGTGCAGGGTGCACTGGAATCCCTGCTTTCAAGACTCAGGTACGTGGAGGTTCCTGAGAACGGTATTGTCTTTTTCACAGGTGCTGTGGACATAGGTGCTAACAAGACCAGCATGGAAACACGCATATTGGAGCCACCACAGCCAATCATCACATACAGGTACCACTGTGATTCCGCATTCTTCCTTGAGCCGCTTGAGGAAATGCTAAAGGACGCAAAGACATACGGTCTTCTGGTCCTTGACAGAAGGGAAGCAACAGTCGGCCTTCTTGTAGGAAAGCGCATAGAAGCTCACAGAAACCTGACATCCACTGTACCTGGAAAGCAGAGAAAAGGAGGTCAGAGTGCTCACAGGTTCCAGCAGCTCAGGCTCATTGCAATCCATGAATTCTACAAACGTATCGGTGATGCTGCAAGCGAGGTCTTCCTGACGATCGATCACAAGGATTTTGAAGGTGTGCTCATCGGTGGTCCTTCCCCTACGAAAGAAGAATTCGAGTCAGGAGAGTTCCTGCACCACGAGATACAGAAAAAATTACTTGGTCTTTTTGATGTAGCATATACCGATGAATCAGGTCTCAATGAACTGGTGAACGCTGCAAGTGACAGACTTTCAGACCTTGACCTCATGGTTGAGAAAAAGCTCATGCAGCGCTTCTTTACAGAACTGGTTTCCGATTCAGGCAAGGCTGCATACGGAGAAGGACAGGTCCGTGAGAATCTCAATATCGGTGCAGTAGAGGTCCTTATGATATCAGAGGGTCTCAGGGCCGAGAGGCTCACTCTAAAATGTCCCAACGGGGACTATGAAGGTGGAATTACCCGCAATTTCAAACCTGGAGAAGAGGATACTGCCAACATTCCATGTCCTGTATGTGGTTCCAATATGGACTTACTGGAAAGAGTGGATATTGTGGATGAACTCTCAGAACTTGCTGACCAGATGGCAACACAGGTGGAGTTCATATCAACCGACTTCGATGAAGGTTCACAGCTTCTGAATGCATTCGGTGGAATAGTAGCTATTCTGAGATTCAGTACCGGTGTCTGA
- the argS gene encoding arginine--tRNA ligase: MFLEFKRQVTEALNNALKSLGYEADDLGLEPSQHADIASKVAFRLAAQAKCNPKELADKIVAAIELPEGSLIGDIKTVGPYININAGRNYVDNTVKAILEEKENFGGNFCEGKILLEHTSANPNGPLHVGHIRNSIIGDTLVRILKKAGYEVETQYYVNDMGRQIAIVSWALSIFEFDTSRKSDHAIADVYIKANVILNEEPDKVAEIDKRMQLVESGDEETIKSFADAVEFAVTGIKQTLLRMNVSHDSFPHESGFIRSGAVSRIVEEIKETGRTSDDNGALVVDLADYGFEKTLVIQRTDGTSLYTTRDLAYHEWKGERADRMIDVLGADHKLISGQLKATLNAIGKKEPEIVIFEFVSLPEGSMSTRRGKFISADDLLDQIEERAYAEVDKRRPEMEDDFKKQVASMVGIGAVRYDIVKVSPEKSTVFDWKEALDFEKQGAPFIQYSHARACNILKKAEEEGKWNPAEEITPSLLTEDTEIELIKKMAAFDSIIDSCARDLKPHTIAIYARELADAFNQFYRFVPVVSAEEDDIRASRLALVNCARIVLANALDTLGIGAPESM, from the coding sequence TTGTTCCTAGAATTTAAAAGACAGGTTACAGAGGCTCTTAATAATGCCCTGAAGTCCCTTGGATATGAGGCAGATGACCTCGGGCTTGAGCCATCACAGCATGCAGATATTGCTTCAAAGGTGGCTTTCAGGCTGGCTGCACAGGCAAAGTGCAACCCAAAAGAGCTTGCTGACAAAATAGTCGCTGCAATAGAATTACCTGAAGGTTCCCTTATAGGCGATATCAAAACCGTTGGTCCTTACATCAATATTAATGCAGGACGCAATTACGTGGACAATACCGTAAAAGCCATCCTTGAAGAAAAGGAAAACTTCGGCGGTAATTTCTGTGAAGGCAAGATACTTCTTGAGCACACTTCTGCCAATCCCAATGGTCCGCTTCACGTAGGCCACATACGCAATTCCATTATCGGTGACACACTTGTCAGGATCCTCAAGAAAGCAGGCTATGAAGTCGAGACCCAGTATTATGTCAATGACATGGGTCGTCAGATCGCTATTGTTTCATGGGCACTCTCAATTTTTGAGTTTGACACTTCCAGGAAATCTGATCACGCAATAGCAGATGTTTACATCAAGGCAAATGTGATCCTCAATGAAGAACCTGACAAGGTTGCAGAAATTGACAAACGTATGCAGCTTGTTGAAAGCGGTGATGAGGAAACCATAAAGAGCTTTGCTGATGCCGTGGAATTTGCAGTAACAGGTATCAAGCAGACCCTTCTGAGAATGAATGTCAGCCATGATAGTTTCCCACACGAATCCGGTTTTATCCGTTCAGGTGCGGTTTCCAGAATTGTTGAGGAGATCAAGGAAACAGGAAGAACTTCAGATGACAACGGTGCTCTTGTTGTTGATCTTGCAGATTACGGTTTTGAAAAGACACTGGTTATCCAGCGTACTGACGGAACTTCTCTTTATACAACACGTGACCTTGCCTACCATGAGTGGAAAGGAGAGCGTGCAGACAGGATGATCGATGTTCTGGGAGCAGACCACAAACTCATTTCCGGACAGCTTAAAGCAACTCTCAATGCAATTGGCAAGAAAGAGCCTGAAATTGTTATCTTCGAGTTTGTCTCACTTCCAGAAGGCTCAATGAGCACCCGCCGTGGAAAGTTCATCTCAGCCGATGACCTGCTTGACCAGATAGAGGAGCGTGCTTATGCTGAGGTCGACAAGCGCAGACCTGAGATGGAAGACGATTTCAAAAAGCAAGTTGCCAGCATGGTCGGTATTGGTGCTGTCAGGTATGATATTGTAAAAGTATCACCTGAGAAATCCACAGTCTTCGACTGGAAGGAAGCACTTGACTTTGAGAAGCAGGGAGCACCTTTCATTCAGTATTCCCATGCAAGGGCATGCAATATCCTCAAAAAGGCAGAAGAGGAAGGAAAATGGAATCCTGCAGAGGAAATCACCCCATCACTTCTTACCGAGGACACTGAGATTGAACTCATCAAGAAGATGGCAGCCTTTGACAGCATAATAGATTCCTGTGCAAGGGACTTAAAACCACACACAATAGCAATCTATGCCAGAGAACTTGCAGATGCATTCAACCAGTTCTACAGGTTCGTACCTGTTGTAAGCGCTGAAGAGGATGATATCAGAGCAAGCAGACTGGCTCTTGTGAACTGTGCAAGGATAGTCCTTGCAAACGCTCTTGATACACTTGGTATCGGTGCACCTGAATCAATGTGA
- a CDS encoding class I SAM-dependent methyltransferase family protein, with protein MSLKDGLKGKIPEKKLENLPNRFDIVGDIAVVSIPDELESYKEEIASIIIGKMQNIKHVLNKVSKLEGNKRVADFEIIAGNSTETIHKEFGFSYKIDLMQSFFNGRLSYERKRIASMVKTGENILVPFSGVGPFAIPAAETAASVVAVEMNGAACNFFTKNCRLNKLEDKIHIINADAKSIPNLLKTEFDRAIIPTPYGMDHFLETISPLVKEGGFIHFYTFKPKEQIPELIEIYEDMGFEVLFHRRCGNVAPGISRWVFDLKK; from the coding sequence ATGAGCCTGAAGGATGGACTTAAAGGAAAGATCCCTGAAAAGAAACTTGAAAATCTGCCCAATCGTTTTGATATTGTAGGTGACATTGCTGTTGTATCAATCCCTGATGAACTGGAAAGCTACAAAGAAGAAATAGCCAGTATCATTATAGGAAAAATGCAGAATATCAAGCATGTGCTGAACAAGGTATCAAAACTTGAAGGCAACAAAAGAGTTGCAGATTTTGAGATCATTGCAGGAAACAGCACAGAAACCATCCACAAAGAGTTCGGTTTCTCTTACAAAATCGACCTCATGCAATCTTTTTTCAATGGAAGGCTCTCCTACGAGAGAAAAAGAATTGCATCAATGGTAAAAACCGGAGAGAATATTCTTGTTCCTTTTAGTGGAGTCGGTCCCTTTGCAATACCTGCTGCTGAAACTGCTGCAAGCGTTGTTGCAGTGGAAATGAACGGGGCTGCTTGCAATTTTTTTACAAAGAACTGCAGACTCAATAAACTTGAAGACAAGATACATATCATCAATGCCGATGCCAAAAGCATACCAAATTTACTAAAAACTGAGTTTGACAGGGCAATAATCCCAACACCCTATGGCATGGATCATTTTCTTGAAACCATTTCTCCACTAGTAAAAGAGGGAGGATTCATTCATTTCTATACGTTCAAACCAAAAGAGCAGATTCCAGAGCTAATAGAAATATATGAAGATATGGGATTTGAGGTTCTGTTCCATCGCAGGTGTGGCAATGTTGCACCCGGGATTAGCAGGTGGGTTTTTGACCTCAAAAAATGA
- a CDS encoding helix-turn-helix domain-containing protein, whose product MFRYPEDLRDIPCPIEKTVTLIGNKWSILLIREFHLSGKPLRFNDLLNTLKPISSKTLSSKLKDLVLYEIIERNVEDTVPVKIEYQMTEKGKDLAEILRSMAQWSQKWHES is encoded by the coding sequence ATGTTCAGATATCCAGAAGATTTAAGGGACATTCCATGTCCAATAGAAAAAACCGTTACACTGATAGGCAATAAGTGGAGCATACTGCTAATAAGGGAGTTCCATTTGTCAGGTAAACCATTACGTTTTAATGATCTTCTGAACACCCTTAAACCAATAAGCTCAAAAACGCTATCTTCAAAACTCAAGGATCTTGTCCTGTACGAGATAATCGAAAGGAATGTTGAGGATACAGTGCCTGTAAAAATAGAATATCAAATGACAGAAAAAGGTAAGGATCTGGCGGAGATTCTGCGTTCAATGGCGCAGTGGAGCCAGAAATGGCATGAGTCCTGA